The window CTCGCGAACAACGAGACCATCCTCGAACAGGGCGAAGAGGAGGGCTGGGACCTCCCGTACGCCTGCCGACAGGGGCAGTGCGTCTCCTGTGCCGGACAGATCACGTCCGGCGGCAACTCCGAAGATTACGTCGTCCACGACAACCAGCAGATGCTCGACGACGCCGAACTCGACGAGGGGTACACGCTCACCTGCGTCGCCTACCCCCGCGCGGACTTCACGATCGAGACGGGCGAAGCGCCCTGAAGCGGCCGGTTCTTTCGAGATTCGTTCCCGTTCACAACGGTTATACGACCGGCAGGTCTACCTCGGTCTGAGGGCCCGTAGCTCAGTGGACAGAGTACCTGGTTCCGGACCAGGATGTCGCGGGTTCAAATCCCGTCGGGTCCGTTCGCTCCGCTCACTCCCCCGACGACCTCCCACTCGCTACCGCTCGTGGGAGTCCCGTCAGGTCCGTTTTTTGTTTTGTCATTTTGGTCCAGCTTTTGCGAGCGACCGGAGGGAGCGAGTAAAAGGTGGGTTCCAAATCCCGTCGGGTCCGTTCGCTCCGCTCACTCCCCGACGACCTCCCACTCGCTGCCGCTCGTGGGAGTCCCGTCGGCCCCGTTTGCCCGTTTCACGTATTTATCACCTCTCGGACCGATGGGTCGGTATGTCCCTCCGAGAGCGGACCGAGACGACCCTCTGGAGTCGCCACTCGAATCCGAAAAGCGGCTGGACGCGCGTCCCCACCGGTCCGGTCGTCGTCTACGCGCTTTATCACCGTAAGTGGCGACTGCTGACCGCCGCACTCGTCTGGACAGTCCTCAATCCGGTCCTGTTCGATCCGCCGGAGACCGACGACGCGTGGATGACCCGCGCGGTCCTGGCGGAGCAGTGGTGGATCCGGGAGGAGGGGCGCGCGACCGTCGGTCTGGGGTACCCGAACGTCTGCAACGCCGTCGGCGCGCTCGGCTTCTGCTACGCGCTGTACGCCGCGTATCGACAGCGACCCGTCGGGGCGACCGTTGGGACCGTCGCCTCGCTCGGGTTGAAGCTCTGGTGGCTCCGTGTGCTGGTCAGGCGGTACGACGCGGCGACGGCAAGGGGCGAGAGCGACGGTCGGGACTGATCACCGCTCGAATCCGACGCCCCGGATCTCGAATCGGGCCCCGCCCTCCGAACCCTCGGTGAGGCTGATCTCCCACCCGTGTTCCTCGACGACCCGCTCGACGATGTTCAGGCCGAACCCCGTCCCCCCATCGGCGGTCGAGTAGCCCATCTCGAACGCCTCCGAGCGCCGCTCGGGCGGGATCCCCGGGCCGTCGTCTTCGACGTAGAAGCCGTCGTCGAGTTCGCCGACGGTGACCGTCACGTCCTCGCCGGCGTGTTCGACGGCGTTCCGGAACAGGTTCTCGAAGAGCTGCTGGAGCCGGCTGCGGTCCCCGCTGATGGGCCGGTCGATTCGAGAGCGGAGCGTCGCGTCCGCGGTCGCGACGTTCCGCCAGCAGGTGTCGAGGAACCGGCCCAACTCGACGGTTTCGGGCTCGATCACGCTGGTCCCGCTGCGCGCGAGCGTGAGCAGGTCGTTGATCAGGGAGTTCATTCGTTCGTGCATCCGTTCGACCGCCTCGAGGTGTTCGCTGTCGCACTCCTCGCGGGCGAGCTGGATCCGACCCTCCGCGACGTTGAGCGGGTTGCGGAGGTCGTGGCTGACGACGGACGCGAACTCGGCCAGTTGCTGCTCGCGCTGCTTGCGGTCGGAGATGTCGCGGGCGATGCTCAGCACCGCCGGCTCGCCCTGATAGGTGATCAGACTGGAGTTGATCTCGACGGGGATCCGCTCGCCGTCGGCCGTCTCGTGGGCGGTCTCGAAGACCTGCATCTCGTCCTCGGGCATCGCCTCGATGAGCGCCGTGATCTCGCCGTCTTCGAGGCCGACGTCGATGTCGTGGGGGCGCATCGAGAGCAGCTCCGAGCGCGAGTAGCCGAGCGTCTCCACCGCGGCGTCGTTGACCGCGCGGAACCGCTCGTCGAGGCCGATCACCCAGGCGGAGTCGTTCATCCCGTTGAACAGCTCCGACGCGTCCCGTTGCGCCCGCTGGAGTTGTCGTTCGCGTTCCCGCTGCTCGGTGACGTCCTGGACGGCGCCGCGGAGCGTCACGACGTCGCCGTTTTCGACCGTCGGCACGCCCTGGACGCGGAGCCAGCGGGCCTCGTCGGTCGGCCCGCGGCATCGGGCCTCGACGTCGAAGGGGTCGCCGCTCTCGAGCGCCGTCTCGACGGCGTCGGCGACGATCCGACGGTCCGCCTCGTGATAGGCGTCGAGGGCGGTTTCCAGTGAGACCTCCGTGTCGCGGTCGACGCCGAACAGCTCGTAGAGCTGCGCCGTCCAGAACACCTCCATCGTGTCGGGATCGAGTTCCCAGCCGCCGACGTCGGCGATCCGTTCGGTCCGTTCGAGCAGCTCGCGCGTCCGCTCGAACTCGCGCTCGCGAGTGCGCTGGTCGGTGATGTCGCGAGTCACGCCGACGACGCCCTCGACGGAGCCCTCCGAGACGAGGGGCGTGAGCCGGTATTCGAGCACCGCGCGGCCGTACTCGCCGATCGGCTGTTCGATCTCGCCGCGGAGCTCCTCGCGGTCGCCGTCGAGGAGTTCGCGGTAGGGATCGCCGTCCGCGTCGTCCCTGATCGCCGCGATCAACGTGCTCTCGCGGCCTTCGAGCGCGTCGGGGGTCGTGCCGTAGAGTTCGGCCATCCGCTCGTTCACGAGGTCGAAGCGGCCCTCCTCGTCGTAGATGCAGGCGGCCTCTCGCATCGTGTTGACCATCTGCTCGTAGCGCCGGAGCGTCCGTTCGCGCGCCTTCCGTTCGCTGACGTCCCGGGAGATGACGATGAACCGTTCCTCCTCGTCGTCGGTCGGGAGCCGGGTGAGGTGGACCTTCACCGGGAAGCGCTCGCCGTCGGCGCGTTCGAACGTCGTTTCGACCTCGTGGCGCTCGCCGACGTCCATCCCGTCCCAGACGTCGCGGAGTTCCTCGGGGTCGCTCTCCAGGTCGAGATCCCAGACCTTCGTGCCGAGCAGTTCCTCCCGCGGCTGGTCGAACACCTCGCAGAACCGCTTGTTCACGTCGAGTATCGTCCCCTCGTCGGTGTGGACGTCGATCATGTCCGGGGAGTTCTCGAAGAGCGCTTCCAGCCTGGCCGTGGTGCGTTCGAGTCGCTCTTCGCGCTCCTTTCGCTCGGTGACGTCGGTGATGAACCCCTCGAGTGCGACCAGCGAATCGCCCTCGTAGACGCCGCGTCCGCGTTCCCACACCCACCTGATCGTCCCGTCGTCGGTGACGATCCGGTAGGTGGTCTCGAACGTGCCGTCGTCCGCGAGGGCGTCCTGCACGGTTTCCCACACCGGGTCGCGGTCGTCGGGGTGGACGACGTCCTCCCCCCACTGTACCTCGTTGCGTTCCAGGTCGTCGGCCGCGTGGCCGGTGAGCGATTCGACCTCCCCTCGACGGTCTCCATCGGCCACGCCGGCGCGTTCCGACAGCGGTAGACCATCCCCGGGAGGTTGTCGATGAGCGTCTCCAGCCGACGGGTCCGTTCGGTCAGGAGCCGGTGTGACTCGTGCGCCTCGACGGCGTTGCGGATCCGGTTCGCGAGCAGTTCGTACTGTTCGGACCCCGTCCCCTTCTGGAGGTAGTCGGTCACGCCGGCGGAGATGGCGTCGCTGGCGACCTCCTCGGACCCCTTCCCGGTGTAGAGAATAAACGGGAGTTCCGGGTGGTCCTCGCGGACGGCTTCGAGGAATTCGATACCGTCGGTCGCCGGCATATCGTAGTCCGAGACGATACAGTCGACGTCGTAGTCGGCGAGGGCGTCCAGCCCCGCCGCCGCGCCGCTCGCGGCTCGGACCTCGATTCGATCGTCGACGCGTTCGAGGAACGTCGCCGTCAGTTCCGTGAAATCCGGGTCGTCGTCGACGTGGAGGACGTCGATCGTATCGGGCGTGTCGGTCATACGTGACTGCTCGTTGGGGCAGCCTCACACGGCGGGGACTTAAGCGGCCGTCATCGTGGAGAGACAAACCGATCAGGTTTCACTTCCGAGCGGAGCCTCAGAGGCCGCGTCGTCGGACCAGCGCCAGCGCGACGCTCCCGAAAAAGGCCGCGCCGGCGAGCACCCGCAACTGGAACCGCACCGGACCCGTCGCGACCTGAGAAACGAGGACCGCCAGGACCGCGACTCCGAGAAAGAACCAGACGAGCGCGTAGCTGCGGCCCTCGACGTCCCGGTCCTCGTATCTGGACACGTACGGGAGAAGCGTCGGGAACGCGGTGATGAACCCAAGGACGAGCGGGAGGTTCGCGGACTCGAAGACCGCCCACACGGAGGTCGACTCGCTGCCGGTCGCGACGGTGAGCGTTCGGGCCAGAAACCAGACCGAGGCCGTCTCGACGTACAGCCCGACGGCGATCCAGACGTTCTCGTACCCGAGCGGCTGCGGCTCCCGCGAGCGGTTGGCGACCCACCAGCCGAGGCCGAGGACCAGCGGCCAAAAGAGCGCGAACGCGTACTCGACCGGCGGCGTCCCCGGCGCGGAGAGGGCGAAGACGTAGGCGGCCGACGCGAGGACCGCGAGAAGCGGCAGCGCCACGAACCCGGTGGGACGGTCGATCGGCGCGCCGTCGGTCGTCTCTCGGCCCTCCCAGGCGTCGAGGAAGTGCGGCAGTCGCTGGAGTTCGCGGACCCACAGCCAGAGGAAGAACGCCCCGGCGAACCCCAGCATCGCGACCAGTCCCGAGAGCCCCCAGATCCTCATCCATACGTCGAGGCCGACTTCCGGGAGCGGCCCGCCGAGGAGCGCGAGGGACGGCCCCGCCAGCTGCGACCCCAGCGTCACGGCGAGGAAGAGGAACCCCGCCGCGATGAACGCGCCGAGCACGACGAACGTCGTCAGAAAGAGCCCTTGAACGCTCCGAGAGACGTTCTCCAGCGAGTCCAGCAGATACCGTTCGAGGTCGAACTCGACGTCCAACACCTGTCCGCGACTCGGGCCGATCGTCAGCCGGGGCGAGACGGCCGCCACCACGGCCCAGCCGAGAAAGAGCAGGTCCGGGAGGGGGTACGCGTAGACGAACAGCTGCGAGATGACGCCCGCGAGAAACACCGGGAAGGTCAGCAGGATGCCGACGGCGGCGAGGTACGCCACGCGGCCGGCGACGCCGACGAGTCCCTCGCGGGCGAAGTCCGCCCGGAGTTCCTCGGAGACGTCCCGGTGCGGCGAGATGAGTTGGAGGACCTCGACGCCCCTCCCCTCGGGATCGAACAGCGACCACCCGCGGATCCGGCTCAGGTACCACAGCATCGCGGCCGCGCTCGCGACCATCAGCACCGCGATGCCGGTCGTGAGCCGGACGCCGTCGACGTACTCGAAGAGGAGTCCGGCGCTCACCGCCGACGCGGTGAAGACGGCTCGGAACCCGCGCGCCTCCGACGGCAGCCCGTCGAGGTACGTGTACACGAGCGGCGTGAACGTGTAGAACACCGTCGCGAACAGCAGCCAGGTCGTCGCCGCGGCGACGGACGCCGGACCGACGGTCCCCCCGACGAGCGAGACGAGCGGGACGAGGACGTCTTCGGGGAGTCGGGCCAACAGGTCAGAGACCGCGGCGCCGCCGATCCAGACTTTCGGCGAACGCAGGGGCGACGAACCGAACCCGGGAGCCATCACCCTGGCGTTGACCGGTCGGGGCCATCAATCTTGACTCGCCGACGGGGGACGACGTCGGACCGCTATTCGAGGTAACCGAGCTCTTCGAGCCGGGCTTCGAGGTCCTCGTCGAGGTCGACCGCCGACAGCGTGTCGCTGAGCTGTTCGTTGCGAACGCGGACGACGTCGAGAAGCTGCATCGCCGTCCGGAGTTTGTAGTGGACCTCCTCGTCGTCCGTCCGTTCGATGGCGCCCTCGAGAAGCGATCTGATCGTCTCCGACGTGTCGGAAGCCATTGGTGTCGGTTCGGTACCGGTCGGTAAAAGTGACGCTAATCGACACAAAAATTCGTCCGAACCGCACGCCTCGAACGGCGCTCGGCGGCGGGGAGCGAGCACACGGACTCACCGAAACTCGTAGAACACGACGCCGCAGGTCTCACACGCCAGGACGTCCGACGGTCCCTCGGTGGTTCCCGAGAGCGTGTGCCCGCAGCAGTCCGCCGGCGTGGTCTCGACGACGTCGCCTTCACACACCGGACAGGTTTCGAGAAACGCACAGAGGGCGTGCGCGGCGGGAGCCCGGAGGTCGGGAGAGAGGGCGGTCTCGTCCAGTGCTCGGACCGCGGCGACCTCCGCGATCGCGACGGGTCGGCGAAGCCACGCCGTCGACCCGTCGGCGCCGGTGACGACCAGGAACGTCTCCGAGCCGGTCCGCTCGATCCGCGCCGAGTCGACGTGCTCCAGCGTCTCGCGGAGGGCGTCGACGAGTCGCCCGTCGGCATCGGCGGGTCTGTCGTCCGAGTCCGCCGCGAGCGCGTCCATCTCGCTCCGCCACGCCGAGGCGAACGCCGGGGTCGGTTCGAGGTGTTCGCCCTCGGCGTCGACGACGCCGGCCGCGAGGAGTTCGCGAAGGAGGTCGTCCCCGTCGACGCCGTCGGCGTCACCGCCGCCGAGGTCGCCGAGCGTCTCCGTGGAGGCGGCGTGTTCGAGGTAGTCGCCCGGGAGCAGCGCTGCGAGCCGCGGGGCGAACCGGGGGGTGTACGGGACGAAGTAGCCGCGAAGCCAGATCGCGGCGGCGCCGCCGAGCGCGACGAGGGCGGCGACGGCGGGGGCGACCAGCGCGACGACGCCGGCGAGGGCGGCCAGGAGGACCACGTTGACGACCGTGCAGGGCCAACAGCGGCCGTCGCCGGTGTGTTCGGGTCGGCGGAGTCGGGAGAGTACAGTCATCCGCCGACGGACGGGGTCGCGCTCATTCCGCCGCCACCTCGTCGAGCGCTTCCAGCACGCCGTCGGCGAAGGCGCCCTCGGTCCGGACGTCCGCCCGTGCAGCGGCGGTCTCGTCGGCGTTGGCGACGGCGTAGGCGCGGCCGACGGCGTCGAACAGCTCCGCGTCGTTCGCGGAGTCGCCGATCGCGACGAACGCGTCCGGGTCCCGGTCGAGCAGGTCACAGGCGCGGCGCAGGCCCGTCGCCTTGCTCACCGACGGCGACTTGACGTGGTAGGCGTAGCCGGAGTCGACGATGGTCTGTCCGTGCTCGCTCGCGAGGTCTTCGAGGAAGTCTCTGGGAACCGACCGCGTCACCGAGAGCTCCGTCTCCCGCCAGCGGTTGTGCATGTCCGGTTCGGGCCACCCCGGCGGGTACCCCGCCTCGCGAAGGCGTTCGGCGACCCGTCGCGCCGCCGTCGCGTCGCCCGCGACGGTGAGGTCGCCGTCGACGAGGACGACGCCGCCGTTCTCGGCGATCACCCGTTCGGGGACCCCGAGGAACGTACAGAGCGCGACGGGGTAGGCGAAGGACTTCCCGGTCGCCAACACGACCGGTTCCTCCCACTCCCGGAGCGGCCCGAACAGGCGCTCGTCGATCCCGCCGTCCGGCCTCGTCATCGTGCCGTCGATGTCGAGCGCGAGCGGTCGACTCATCGGTCCACGAGAGTGCCTCGGCTGTTCGCCGATCGGTCGGTCCTCGGGCGCGTCTCAGGAGCGAATTCGCGTGCGTTCATTGGGTCGTTCGCGATGTACGTCACCCAGTGCCGATAAAGACGGCGGCGTTCGAGCCGAACACGGGGGCCGAAACGGACCGTGTCCGGCAGCAGCGGAGGAGAATCCGTCGCGTCCCCGCTACTGTCCCGCGCTCTCACACCGGCGAATGGACGGGGAGCGAGCGAAGCCGGACGGACAAATGGTTTTTAGTGACATATTTATTTCCACCTACAGGACGAGTAGTAACCAAAGAGTTAAGTTTTGTCACTATCGATTCACCCAGTATGCGTCGAGTCGACAGACGGAAATTCGTCAGTGGAATGGGCGCCGCCACGCTCGCGGGCGTGGCCGGCTGTATGGGCGGCGGTGGCGGCGGCGACGGTGACGGCGACTCCGGGGGCGACTCCGGGGGCGACTCCGGCGGCGATTCGGGCGGCGACGGCGGCGGCGAAGAGACGACCTCCGGCGACGGCGGCGACGACGCCCCGGCGCACACGGACCCGTCGACGTATCCGGAGTTCGACGTGACGGACCCGGAGTTCCCCCAGCTCACGAGCACGCTCCTCGAAGCCGGCTTCGAGACCGGGGCGATGGCGGACCTCGAACGGATGCAGGAGAACCCGCGCGACGAACCGCGCTACGGCGATCCGGTGCCGGAGACCCCCGAGGACGAGAGCGAGTGGCTCGACCCCGACACGCTGCAGTTCTCGCTGGTCCCGACCGAGGACCCGACCGTGTACGAGAACACGCTGGAACCGCTCCTGAACAACATCGAAGAGGAGACGGGCAAGAGCGTCGAGTACGCCACGCTCGACTCCTACGCGGCGCAGGTCGAGTCGATGCGCTCCGAGCGGCTCCACCTCGCTGGCTTCTCGACGGGGACGGTCCCGTTCGCGGTCAACATCGCCGGCGCGGTTCCGTTCTCCGTCCAGATCGACGGGAGCGGCGACGGTTCCTTCGGGTACCGCCTCTGGCTCATCACGCAACTGGACAACGCGGAGATCGGCGAACTCGAAGACCTCGAAGGAAAGAACGTCGCCCACGCCGACCCGTCCTCGAACTCCGGGAACCTCGCGCCGCGGGCGCTGTTCGCCAACCAGGGCGTCGTGCCCGGCGAGGACTACGAGGTCTCCTACTCCGGCGGTCACCAGCAGAGCTCCCTCGGCGTCGCCAACGACGACTACGACGCCGCGCCGGTCTGCTCGACGTGTTACGCCCGGGTCGCCCGGGACGACCAGCTCGACCCCAGCCAGATCAAGTGCATCTGGGCGTCCGAGCCGTTCCCAACGACCGCGTTCTCGTACGTCCACACCCTGCACCCCGACATCCAGGAGGGCGTCCGCCGAGCGTTCCTCGATTACGACTACAGCGACACCTCGATCGCCGAGGAGTTCGAGGGTCGCGGCACGTGGGTCGAGATCGACTACGCGACGGTGTGGGACATCATCCTCCAGATTCAGGAGTCCCTGGAGGTCGAGTACGAGACCGGTAACATCGGAGAGTAATCTCCGGTTCTCCTTCAGTCGTTTTTTGAGAAACCGTAGCTAGGATACACCATATATGCTCTCAGTAACCGACTTACAGAAGACGTACCCCTCCGGCGACGAGGCGCTCAAAGGCGTCGATCTCGACGTGACCGGCAACGAGACCGTCGCCGTGATCGGGCCGAGCGGGGCGGGGAAGAGTACGTTCATCCGCTGTATCAACCGACTCACCGAACCGACCGGTGGGAGCGTGGAACTCGACGGGCTGGAGATAACGGGGCTGTCCGGGAAGGAACTCCGGAACGCCCGGCGGGACATGGGGATGATATTCCAGGAGTACAACCTCATCGAGCGGCTCACCGTGATGGAGAACGTCCTCTCGGGTCGTCTGGGGTACGTCAGCACCTGGGACGCCTTCCGACGGAAGTTCTCCGGCGAGGACATCGAGCGGGCCTACGAGGTCTTAGATCGCGTCGGTCTCGAAGGTCACGAGAACAACCGGGCGGACGAACTCTCCGGCGGACAGCGACAGCGCGTCGGGATCGCTCGGGCCATCCTCCAACGGCCGAAGATCCTGCTGGTCGACGAACCGACCAGCAGCCTCGACCCCGAGACGTCCCGTGCGGTGATGGACCTACTCACCGAGATCGCCGCCGAGGACGACATCCCGGTGTTGATCAACATCCACGAGGTCGACCTCGCCGAGGAGTACGCCGACCGCATCGTCGGCCTGCGCGACGGTGAGAAGGTCTTCGAGGGCACGCCGGCGGACCTCGATGAGACCGCCCGGGGCCAGATCTACCGGGGCGAGGAGATTCCGGACGACACCGCGGTGAAGAGGCCGTCGGACGACGACGACCCGACCGAATCGACCACCCAAGAAGGCGCAATGCGCCGAGGATAACGATGGCGACAGAGCAACCAGATCGCCGGACGTGGCAGCGACCGACGGCGTTCTACAACCACTACGTGAAGTGGGCGGTGTACGCGATCATCACGGTGTTCCTCCTCTGGAGCGTCTGGGACATGCGGATCTCGCCCGCGCGGGTCGTCCAGGGGTGGGGCTCCGCCGTCGGCCTGATCACGGGGATGTTCCCGCCGGAGTTCACGGCGTTCAAGATGGACCTCCTGATCGAGGGGATGATCGAGAGCGTCGCGATGTCGGTCGTCGCGACGATCATCGGCGTCATCATCTCGATCCCGGTCGCGTTCATGGCCGCCGAGAACATCGCTCCGGAACCGGTGTACTGGGTGGGGAGAGGAATCATCACCGTCTCGCGTGCGTTCCACGAGCTCATCATCGCGATCATCGCCGTCAAGGCGGTCGGGATCGGCGCGCTGGCCGGCGTGATCGCCCTGTCGTACAAGACGATCGGCTTCTTCGCGAAACTGCTCGCCGAGGAGATCGAGGACATCGACAGCGGGCAGATGGAGGCCACCGAGGCCACGGGCGCGAACCGGATCCAGACGATGCTGTTCGGCGTCGTCCCGCAGGTGATGCCGCGGATCGTCGGCCTGACGATCTACCGCTGGGACATCAACATCCGTCACAGCACCATCGTCGGCATCGTCGGCGCCGGCGGGATCGGCGCGACGCTTCTGAACTCGTTCGACCAGTACGACTACGACTTCTTCCTGACGATCATCATCGCGATCATCGCCATCGTCATGATCGGTGAACTCATCAGCACCTACGTGCGGGGGCGGATACAATGACCGACTACCGGACCTGGGAGCGGCGGACGCCGCGGCAGCGACTCGGCCGGTACGTGCTCATACTGCTGACGCTCGTCGCTGCCGCGATCTCCTGGCAACTGCTGCAGATCAACTACAACTACGTCGGGACCGCGCCGGAGGAGTTCATGGACCTGATGTACCGGATGTACCCGCCCAACGTCGGGTACACCGGGGAGATCCTCTCGCCGATGATCGAGACGGTCCACATCGCGATCCTCGGGACGGCCCTGGCGATCCTGATGGCGATTCCGGTCTCGCTGATCGGCGCGGAGAACACGACGCCGAACCGGTTCACCTTCCTGCTCGGGAAGTTCATCATCTCCGCCTCGCGGTCGGTGAACGTCATCATCTGGGCGCTGATCTTCGTCATCATCTTCGGATCGGGCGCGCTGGCGGGGACGCTCGCCATCGCGGTCCGCTCGATCGGCTTCTGTTCGAAGCTCATCGCGGAGGCCATCGAGGAGATCGATCCGGGACAGGTGGAGGCGATCAAAGCGACCGGCGCGAACTCGGTCGAGGCGGCGATCTACGGCATCGTCCCGCAGATCAAGCCGGCGTTCATCGGCGTCTCCACCTACCGGTGGGACATCAACGTGCGCGCCTCGACGATCATCGGCTTCGTCGGCGCGGGCGGGATCGGCGTCGAGTTGAACACCTCGATCAACTTCTTCGCGTGGCAGCAGGTGCTGACCATCCTGCTGGCGATCCTGGGAATCGTGATCTTCAGCGAGGTCACGTCGGCGTACCTGCGGCGCAAGGTGCGCTGAGCGCTCTTCTCCGTTCGATTCGACGGGACGCGTATCGAAGAATCGTTTCGGTACCGTTTCTTCGTACTCCGGCGACTATCGCATACCGAGGGTGTACGGTCCCGAGGCTACGGAACGCCTCGCTGACGGCCGCGAGAATCAGTCGGGAGACGTCCCGACGTCGTGTGACCGTTCGCGTACGCGGATCCAACGGCGACGCGATCGGCTCTCGAATCGTTCCATATCTATTCAGATCGATGTCAGTATGTGGATCGGAGATCTCGGGCGGAGAGGCGGGACGGTCAGTGAGCCGCCTCGACCCCTCCAGTCGTGTACGTTGACTCACGATATCGAGCACTGGACGACTATATAGAACAATATCCGGCCATCGTCGACCCGTATCCGCGTATTGTTCGGTATATCGAAAATCAGGCGCGACCGCTGTCGGGTAGCTCGTCAGGGTAAATCGAACATTTCTATTTAAACTATTTAAAAGACTCTTACAGGGTATTCGGCTACGAAAGCAGAATCGAAGGAGACGGGTTGAGTTTCGTGTGTCGAAATCTGTTCGATTTTCGAGTACTATTGTTTACTACTGTGAAATATATTTTCATAGTCGATTATGTCCGAGAAAGTTCCAAAGACTCCTAAAGGCGTCTGACGGTACGGTTTCCAGTCCGAATGCGAGCCGCAGATCGCGAATTCGAGAGTCGTTCGGTCGGGTATACACTGATATATATAGAAAATGCCAAGAATTATAAGGGTAAACCGTGACATAAGTCGAGTAGCAATGATGTCAGACAGAACCAGACGGACGTTCATCAAAGGTGCTGGCGCAGCGACCGTCGCGGGGCTCGCTGGGTGTTCGAGTCAGGACGGTAGCGGCGACTCCGGTGGCGATTCTGGCGGCGACTCCGGCGGCGATTCAGGGGACTCGAGCGGGACGACGATGGGATCGGGCCAGGGAGAGTCGGTCACGATTCAGTTCTGGCACGCGATGGGAGGCGACCTCGCGCAGCGCATCGACGACATCGTGGACAGTTTCGAAGAGCAGAGCGACGGCATCACCGTCGAGACGACGTCCCGGAACAGCTACCGGGACAACCTCAACGCGACGACCCAGGCGGTGAGTTCCGGTAACCCGCCGGCGCTCTCGCAGATCTTCGAGATCGGGACGCAGTTGGCGCTCGACAGCCAGGCGTTCGTTCCCGTCGAGGACATCATCCCGAGCGACCGCATCGACTTCGACAACTTCCTCGATCCGGTGCTTGACTTCTACCGCATCGACGGGAAGTTGAACTCGATGCCGTTCAACTCGAGCAACTCGATCATGATGTACAACCGTGACGCCTTCGAGGAGGCTGGGCTCGACCCCGACGACCCGCCGACGACGTACCAGGGCATCACGGACGCGGCGAACACGCTCACGAGCGAGGGCGTCGTCGAGAAGGGGATCACGTTCCCGAATCACTCGTGGTTCGTCGAGGGCTGGTTCGCCCACCAGAACACCACGCTCGTGAACAACGACAACGGACGGGACGGGCGCGCGACGGAGTCGAACCTCGAGAGCGAGGCCGCACAGAACATCTTCGAGTGGTGGGTCGACCTCTACGAGCAGGACCAGTACCTGAACCCCGGGATCGAGGCGTGGGGCGAGGCGCAGCAGGCGTTCCTGACCCAGCAGACGGGGATGATCATCTACTCGACGTCGAGCATCGCGCCGATGAAGCAGGG is drawn from Halobellus limi and contains these coding sequences:
- the phnE gene encoding phosphonate ABC transporter, permease protein PhnE, translating into MATEQPDRRTWQRPTAFYNHYVKWAVYAIITVFLLWSVWDMRISPARVVQGWGSAVGLITGMFPPEFTAFKMDLLIEGMIESVAMSVVATIIGVIISIPVAFMAAENIAPEPVYWVGRGIITVSRAFHELIIAIIAVKAVGIGALAGVIALSYKTIGFFAKLLAEEIEDIDSGQMEATEATGANRIQTMLFGVVPQVMPRIVGLTIYRWDINIRHSTIVGIVGAGGIGATLLNSFDQYDYDFFLTIIIAIIAIVMIGELISTYVRGRIQ
- the phnE gene encoding phosphonate ABC transporter, permease protein PhnE, whose amino-acid sequence is MTDYRTWERRTPRQRLGRYVLILLTLVAAAISWQLLQINYNYVGTAPEEFMDLMYRMYPPNVGYTGEILSPMIETVHIAILGTALAILMAIPVSLIGAENTTPNRFTFLLGKFIISASRSVNVIIWALIFVIIFGSGALAGTLAIAVRSIGFCSKLIAEAIEEIDPGQVEAIKATGANSVEAAIYGIVPQIKPAFIGVSTYRWDINVRASTIIGFVGAGGIGVELNTSINFFAWQQVLTILLAILGIVIFSEVTSAYLRRKVR
- a CDS encoding ABC transporter substrate-binding protein, which gives rise to MMSDRTRRTFIKGAGAATVAGLAGCSSQDGSGDSGGDSGGDSGGDSGDSSGTTMGSGQGESVTIQFWHAMGGDLAQRIDDIVDSFEEQSDGITVETTSRNSYRDNLNATTQAVSSGNPPALSQIFEIGTQLALDSQAFVPVEDIIPSDRIDFDNFLDPVLDFYRIDGKLNSMPFNSSNSIMMYNRDAFEEAGLDPDDPPTTYQGITDAANTLTSEGVVEKGITFPNHSWFVEGWFAHQNTTLVNNDNGRDGRATESNLESEAAQNIFEWWVDLYEQDQYLNPGIEAWGEAQQAFLTQQTGMIIYSTSSIAPMKQGAADNGFELDTAYLPAPGGERTGLPIGGASLWVPQGLSDAQQQAAAELLLFMIQPEQQAQWHTGTGYFPVREESITQLEEEGFYEENPSFRTAIDQLNETEGTPATSGALMGPFPEVRTIIEEGYVSMIQEGGPSVSDGLSQIKGDVDEALQSYNDRVS